One Glycine soja cultivar W05 chromosome 7, ASM419377v2, whole genome shotgun sequence genomic window, GAAATTTcaactttcataaaaaaaaaaaaatacccttaAGACACAGTATTTGCCTTAAAATATACTTCCTCTCCACACGCCCATACATCGCAATCGCACTCCTTTCACGTAACCAACAGGAGAATCAAAATCCTCTCATCTCTGACATCTCATACCATGtccatttgtatattttatatgttcaaatttcatttttatttttataaaaataagatgtaggcattatatatatatatataactgatATATGAACACCCATTGTGCTATTTAACACctagaaaaagtgaaaaaatataaatatgataaaatttatgatctaataagaaaaaaattagagaaaaataaaggaaGATGAAGGTGTATTTAAAATAACGAggtatttgtatatattaaaattataaacaaatttaaaaattatattcttacgttaattttatttttaaattaaaataactaatttctATCATAATTATTAAGGAATTATTAAATAccattaatttacattttattttatttttaacacacGTGTATATTAGGAATTTTTGTTGTAGTATTACACAATAGTTCGTCTTACAAGAGAATAAATCACCTTTTTTATGACAGgaagaattaaaaatacaacaaaaattcTCTTGTAATATTTTAACTCATTTTGTTGATTTTCCCCTCTCAGCTAacttccaaaaaattaaatctatagatttttcttttctgctgaaaaacaaaagaatccaCCAGTATATAGTAGGGGGATTACAATTTAATAGAAacatcataaagaaaaattatatataccgAACATCTTTGCTTCCTTTATAACTACAAAACTGGAAAATCTTTTATTACACTACCGAAGAACTGTGATTGAGGAGAACAATCTCACCATAAATATccacaacaaaaattaacaaatctaCGACCATGTCATTAGCTAAAAGTCCTATTTGATGGAGGTCCAATTCACTTAAGCATGCAGCCGAATATGCAGTGTAACGAAAAAATCACTAGCAAGAATCCAAGACAGTGAGAGTGCACAAACTGTATATATCTCTTCTCAACAGTTCTTAAAAGAGTCAACCAAGAAGAAATCATgcgacattatttatttaagttggTATGGACCAAAGACTGActgaaaatcaaacatataccCAAATTCGGGTTTGAAGAAATTTTTACAAGAGAAATCGCCATGCTTGAGATCGAACATCATGTGTTCCAACAATATTGAAATGGACCTGCTTTGTACTTACCCTCTATAAATTCTCATCTACAAATTTAAGCCTCTTACAGTGATCAGATTAACCGGATTGATGGAGGATTACCTGCAGGGAACCTTTGTCTACGGGGCCTTCTGGTTGTCTTGCCCCAACCTGTTAGGCTTCTATCTTCCAATCCCACCCCTTCAATGTTATTAAGCTGCTGAATAAGTGGGGTGTTTGTTTCAATGTTTGCCACTGGAGGAGGGGGAGGAGTTGGGGTAACCTGTGGCTGTGACCGCCGTCTACCCCTACCACATCCACTTCTCCTGTTTAATCCTGAATTCCATGTATGACCTGTTGCTTTCATGAGTCCTCCAAATGTTTGGAGATCTTCTGTTACTTCATGCCTCGATAAAGATGCAAGGCCTGGAAGGATATCCCTTTGGAAGTCGCTTCGCTGCCTCCCTCTCCTAGCTGGCCCCCTTCGTGTCCGAGTAGGTAACGAGGTTGTTCCAGTTTCTTCCACTTTGAAGTTTTCTGGAACAAGGGGCTGGGGCATGTAGTCTTCTTCCTTGGTCTCTGTCAGTTTCAATGTCATTGATTCAAAGTAGTCCATTCCATCTGAGGAAGATTCCTCATTATCCTCACCATCTTTTTCCCTTGAATTATCACTCTTCTTCTGTAGATCATCCACACACGAGGAAACTATATCCACAAACCAACTTAGAGAGTCCACCACCGGGCCTTCTGATGGACTGCTGATCACATCATCAACTTGCTGGCAGCAAGAAGATGACAAAACAACAATTGCCTCTGCTGCATGCCTCATAAGCTCATCCTGCAGCTTTTCAACTGTGTCTTGTGGGCCAAGTGGTGATACTAGAGGAGTTTCAAGCTTCTTTTCTTCAGGAATGGCATCCTCCTCTGCCTCAGGAACAGCAGGGACTTCAAGATCTATTTCTGCCTTCGTTTCTAAGTTGGTTGCTGGAATATTTGTCACAAATGCTTCATCCTCATTCATACACAAGTTCAGATCAATCTGCTTTCTAGAGTTGGCTTTTGTTGTGGATGATCCTGTCTCACAAACAATAACTTGAGCTACAGCTTGTTCGTCAAACTCAGGAACAGAAGCATCACAAGGCAAGTTAATATCAAGTATATGTTTTCTCTGGTTATTTTCCACTAATTCTACATCAGATGGATTAGGAACTGACACAGACGAAGAGGTGAATGAAGATGACTCCTTAGCAGAAATATGAGATATGTCAAATATGGGAACCCCAAGAATTTTCCTTTTACTAGAGCTGTCACTAACTTCTCTCCTCTTTGGCTCTAAATCATTTGAACACAAACCTGTAGTTACATTGTGAATAAATTTTCCATTAGACCCCTTTCCAGATTCATCTTTGTTAGATGAAGAAGCAAGTTGGAAAACATTTAAACCTCCAGCATTTTGTGCCACATTCTTACATGTTGTCTTGGGTCTAAGCCAAGGCAACACTGCAAGCTGCTCCTCATGCTTCTGTTCTCCATCCATGATTCCAAGACCTGACTGGGAAACTAAGGTGTTGGATGAAGCATTAGAAAGTATCCCAttcaagttaatattttttgcaGACTTCATGTCATTgccatttgaattcaaatttgaacTCTTGTAGCAGTTTGCTGGACCATTGTTGAAGTGTTCAGGAAATTTCTTGCAATCACTATCATGGTTGAGATAGCTAATTGAAGAGATGTTCACTGACAGCTCCTTGGACCCAGATAAAGTCCTGGGGTAAAATCCATTTTTCCCAGATGCCTCACATAGAAAACCGGGATTAATCTTTGAATTGATATTTAGAGGCCAACTATCTCCCAACATCCCATTACTCTGATGTGACTGGGAACTCCTACTCAAGGAACCAGATGCATTAACACATCGAGATGGAGGTGTCTGTACAGATATCAACTTTTGGTTTAGGGTACTACTTGCCATGTCCCAAGATAAGTGAGACCAAGATCTAGCTAAATCTGAGGAAGGAGCAATTGCAAAGAGACCATGCCTATGTGATGATGCAACAGACTCTGAAAGCTTATTAGCAGAGTATTCATGATTTCTTTCACTGATATCTAAACCACTAGCCATCTTTTCCCTCAACAAATCAGTCTTGCTTCGATTAGTTCGACAATCAGATCTAGGCTCATGAGATTTACCGAGTTCATCTTGCATTGATTGGGAAGATAAAAGTGATTGATCTTGTTTGAGGAGTTGAGGAATGGGTTTTGGATTGCTTTTAGCTTGCCCTGCCatcattaaaaacttaattttatggCACAATTTATCATATATCACATCAATATTAGTACTTGTTTACTGCCACATAATTGAAAAGGAAGATTTGGTCTAAAAGAAATAGATATATGAATACAATGTTTTCTATATAATTAGCAAAATTCTACTTGGAGCAAAAATATCCAATtcactaatattaaaaaatatatgtattttatcagcttattttaacaaaatcacCACAAACACATGCCAATTTAGCTAATGTTTGTCTTTGACATGTATCAGATAGGAGAGGCAGGttcaaaatgtaaatttgaagcaaacagCTCAATAAGAAATCTAACCTGACTCTATTGAAGAAATCCACATTTTTCGATTCCTGTCATTATCCAAATATCCATTATTTCGAGCCCAACTTTCAGTTCCATGATGCGAGTTCAGTAAATCTTCCTTGGACAAACCAAAGAACCTCGACTTCTGTTTGGCAGATAGATCAGAGCATTCAGTTCCCCCTTGATAGGAATTATGGTTCTGAGGAGAAACGTATGCAACATCATTTGTTTCTTCCACATGAACAGGTTCATTTAAGTCTGCCAAACCATTTCCGCTTCTTAAAGACTGCTTAGATCTTGAAATGTCTTCCTGGCCTGCAGTCTTGCCACCATTGCCACTAAAAAGGTTCATATTGGCTCCCTTTTCATGTTTATAATTTCTATCAGAAAGAAAATTTGTTGTGGCACTAATCTTTTCGTCACCaggcttttcattttcttcagtgTCAATGTACTCATAAGCAGGGAGGTGAAggtcaaacatttttctcctcacCTTTGAGGGTCTGAACCCTAGTATCTCAACATCTTTCGGGCTACTACTCCCATTTGGGGATGGGAACAGAACAGCTTGCTTGCTGATTCCTTTATTAGAACTCAAAGGAGAATGAATGCCCTCAATGCCTGAAATAGATGGTCTAGCACAAGTAGAACTTCCAACTATTGGAAATCCAGGAACATGCCATTTTTTACCATCTTCAGATGTCAACTGAGATGCCAAGGGACCTGTGGAAAATGATGTCTCAACAGATATATGGTTTCTGTGTAAATCTTTCATTTTAACTTCATCCATCAAATCCCTTTGTACTCTGTATAAGCGGTGAAGTTCAAAGACCTGATTaaatacataatataaatatatcaaaagGTTCACTAATCATAGggttcataaataaattaagctgAAAATTACCACCACTCAAGAAAAacctaaatataaaattgattgaaagtcAATTTTGCAACAAACTAGTGTTGATAACATGTGTTACTAATCTATTTAACTCTGGAGAAGCAcagaaaatcaaaattcacaatCCAAAAAGCCTcaccacttttattttttaatgaaccaATACTACACTTAATCCTTTAACACCCCAAAACTTCCTCATTGATATTATTTAAGCTTGAGGCCAAGGGGTAAAAAGAGCTAAAACTTTCATACCTGATTTTTAAATATGGCCTCATGCTCAAGCATCGTCTGCTTCAAATTATCCTTATCATGTGCTGAACATGCATCCGCAGCACCACTTGACAGATAACTATGATAGTACTGCCCATTTGCCAGTGTTTTATCTCCATAATATAGGTGCCAGCCGCAACTACTGGATTCCTCATTAAGATCTCTCATTGAATAATATCCTGGCAGAGTCTGAACTTTGGTTCCCATCCCTGAAAATTGAACAGTTATATTTACATGAGTTTTACCATCATGAATTATCTGATACATAGCTTCCAGTTCAACCCAAGATTATCACAATCCATAcaatatcttaatttatttcaaactcATTAAGAATGTATGCACTTTGGTTAACATTCCATATATTGTATGATGTCAAATACCACAAATAGTCAAACACAATCCATACAAGCAGCCAAATAGTTGGATGCCTCATGACTCAAACCCAGATTTATTGACATGACATATACTGTGCTAGCAAAGATACTTGCATATCAAgaatttttcagtttttctttttcttaatttatccaTTAAATTTACATGAATGATTAAGGGAACTTCTCGGTAAAAAAGAAGTAGTAGTATTGATTAAGAAGACTCACTTCCTTTAAAACACATTGATCAATGTGTACAATGAATGAAATTAaatcttcaattttaatttagaatCTGCACAACTTTAGTATGTTTAAAGAGTATTTAAGTAAATTTGTAAAGTTATTTTTCCACAAGTAGATTAACATTTTAGCAATCAATTTTAtttggagaagaaaaaaagttaaatagatTAGTAATTAATCAAAGACCAAAAGGAAAACACCTCCAAAGCCATGCTACTTTTGTTAGTCCGCTtcatataatgaaaaaaaaaggcatttgaaAAGTCTATCATTACAATACCATTAAAAACCTTAGTAGATAAATCTTATACACTTTCTATGAATCCTTTGCATCTTAATCTTAAGTAATAACTATTGTAttcaattgaaaaacaaaaatgctcACTAAAGAACCAATGTTGCCATCATCTCCTAGCAGTCACATATTTCCCCTTGGCTCTTGAACTCTTGCTTGTTTTCTCCCCCCAActgattttatataaaaaatcttcTAGTAATAAATTTTCGACCTCTTCACTCCAGCCCTTGCATATGTAAAGAAGCAAGTATAAATGCTTTACTTTTTAACTCGAAACATGTGAAGTTGTAGTTTTAGTTGACCACACAGTGTTATAACTCCCAGTTCACATGTGCAATACCACTTTAAAGCCTTCAAAATGCATGACAATAAAGACATTGCACCCAAGTTATGTGGTGTACAACTTGAATCTAGTTACTACTCCTTTCAACTCCATAAATCAGCTTTTATCTAGAAAGAAAATGTGGATTACCATAAAATCTGCAGGAAAGCAACATGTATTTGAGAAAGGATTTAATTAGAAACAGAATTTCCATGTTAGATTTGCAAACCAGATGCAAATGGTACCTGCTGCTAGATTAAGCTAAGTTCATCACATCAGAACAAGCATTTAACTTCAATAGATCAACCATGGTGAAAAAAGTCACTTAACCAGAAGgcgaaaaaaaagatgaaaatatttacTAGCTACAACATCAACTCGTGAAATCCTAAACCAAAGGACTACTTATGGCAGGTAGAAAACATCTGTAGCGGCTTAAAATATCCGTGCATAATGTAGCTCATACCAATTATCACATATGTTAATTTTCAAAAGCCATAACTACATTAACTACCAATTAAAATAACAACTCCTGTGTTCGGGATTATCGATAGAATACTGCATAAAAATGTGGCAATACCTTGACCTAGACAAACACAACCTACTTTAGACTACCATAACAAGCAAAGACTTCcctaaaatattgaaatatgatAAGGGTAGAAATACCCTTCTAatatgtcaatattttttttgttgataactTCAACCAAGAATATCAGTGATCACTTCTGACAGTTGAGCAAGCAGCACTTGTATGCCCATGACTTATCCAGAATCAAATCTTTTGTCCCATTTTCCAATTTCCCCATAAAATACCAACGACTAAGCTAAAATTACCAACAATgacagggtttttttttttttttgcatagttCTAAGTATTTTGATGGAAGGCAAAAGATTTGAATCCGACTTATCACACCACAGCAATAGTAAGAAGTAACCACATTAGAAAATGGACAAAGAACACATTCATAATTTAACTATCACGGCAAAGACTCATTAAAGTACCACAACCATATGAGCAATCTGTATGCTTGTATGCTTTCATAAATAATACAAGACTTATTTATGCGTTCAAATGTATTAAAACCCACTCATTTTCCTTCAATAATCCCAGGACTGAGTAATTCCAAAATTTTCAGTGAAATAATTATTAGCTTTCAACTTTGATAGGTACACATAGGCTCATCACTGTAATAAAAAGAATCTatggagaagtgaagtgaagtAGCTTTAAACTAAGCAGCAAAACTCATCCTTGACACTAGGGAACTTATGTCCTTAACTCAAATGTtgagtaaaaagaaagaaggacaAATAAAAGTAACAGAAAATCTCGATTATATCCATAAAAGTaactaatcaaaaaaataaaagcaacagAAAAACCATAATTCTATCCATAATCATCTCAATTCAATTAGAGGAATACAACAATTTTTGGTCTTCGTTTCATAGACAGTGAGATTAAAAACACACTCGAAAATACAATAGGGGGAGAACCtaaatgaatgacaaattcgAACTAAGCAGATCCTATACGACAATTATCAAACCAACGGATATTATCTTCTAATGAGAAGAATTAAATACACTAAAAGAAAACATCAGAATATTACAGCTACACATACAcagcaaaataaataaacgaaaaagaaaacaaaattaactccAAGCTAAATTACCCCCGAAACAATAGGAACCCagaatttcattttcatcacACTCATAACTCAATCCACTAGCTctagaataataaaaacaaaacaccaaATTTACCAAACCATAAAAATTACGATAAATAAGCACAATTCAGAAAAGTATTGCAAAAATTACCTTAAACC contains:
- the LOC114419848 gene encoding uncharacterized protein LOC114419848, translating into MGTKVQTLPGYYSMRDLNEESSSCGWHLYYGDKTLANGQYYHSYLSSGAADACSAHDKDNLKQTMLEHEAIFKNQVFELHRLYRVQRDLMDEVKMKDLHRNHISVETSFSTGPLASQLTSEDGKKWHVPGFPIVGSSTCARPSISGIEGIHSPLSSNKGISKQAVLFPSPNGSSSPKDVEILGFRPSKVRRKMFDLHLPAYEYIDTEENEKPGDEKISATTNFLSDRNYKHEKGANMNLFSGNGGKTAGQEDISRSKQSLRSGNGLADLNEPVHVEETNDVAYVSPQNHNSYQGGTECSDLSAKQKSRFFGLSKEDLLNSHHGTESWARNNGYLDNDRNRKMWISSIESGQAKSNPKPIPQLLKQDQSLLSSQSMQDELGKSHEPRSDCRTNRSKTDLLREKMASGLDISERNHEYSANKLSESVASSHRHGLFAIAPSSDLARSWSHLSWDMASSTLNQKLISVQTPPSRCVNASGSLSRSSQSHQSNGMLGDSWPLNINSKINPGFLCEASGKNGFYPRTLSGSKELSVNISSISYLNHDSDCKKFPEHFNNGPANCYKSSNLNSNGNDMKSAKNINLNGILSNASSNTLVSQSGLGIMDGEQKHEEQLAVLPWLRPKTTCKNVAQNAGGLNVFQLASSSNKDESGKGSNGKFIHNVTTGLCSNDLEPKRREVSDSSSKRKILGVPIFDISHISAKESSSFTSSSVSVPNPSDVELVENNQRKHILDINLPCDASVPEFDEQAVAQVIVCETGSSTTKANSRKQIDLNLCMNEDEAFVTNIPATNLETKAEIDLEVPAVPEAEEDAIPEEKKLETPLVSPLGPQDTVEKLQDELMRHAAEAIVVLSSSCCQQVDDVISSPSEGPVVDSLSWFVDIVSSCVDDLQKKSDNSREKDGEDNEESSSDGMDYFESMTLKLTETKEEDYMPQPLVPENFKVEETGTTSLPTRTRRGPARRGRQRSDFQRDILPGLASLSRHEVTEDLQTFGGLMKATGHTWNSGLNRRSGCGRGRRRSQPQVTPTPPPPPVANIETNTPLIQQLNNIEGVGLEDRSLTGWGKTTRRPRRQRFPAGNPPSIRLI